One genomic window of Ictalurus punctatus breed USDA103 chromosome 23, Coco_2.0, whole genome shotgun sequence includes the following:
- the virma gene encoding protein virilizer homolog isoform X1, with translation MAGDSSMELLFLETFKHQSAEFTNVDVVRFPYGVMITEVRIIPPGIKAHSNLPDSRAFGETAPHAFQLDLFFNNVSKPSTPVFDRLGSLEYDENKSIVFRPNGKINTDGLVLRGWYTCLTLAVYGTAERSHGHDRDSPPPPPPPPPQQQTPTSKRNVKHEWDNEEQFNGSPPRPQPRGPRTPPGPPPPDDDDEDALPVPGPVKEESMERGDDDLEPVSPERNSLPPDDTYSDQEPEEEEGAGEDDDDDAHSEGSEPEEEEEEDEEEGEEEMEDDGEGDDGYEQISSDEEDLESGAFKLPAFDLDCTPEDLASLPTVQYDPYERELRPLQHFTAPHITRYEAELNCLKVTDLQDQTSQWAESAAKLSELLEAWRDGPESERGAGWVTALEEVSALLVKGLSFLAVKDPEGQKEQLKLLVEWTSTALSLDSALAQPIALNLRQLKAGAKLASSLADCGTQTVQALLEKGIMGLLLDLLFADHVSSTLKLSILRSLDSIISEPLGMEALIRVGQQDSEGTSGYQRLLELFLLDQTVRVATAGAAIVQKGHFYEVLTDLQKTAGVWAEHHPAEGEAGEREGGERERESTDREGEEGERENIEAEPESPMDMDTLLESNSLSEADLDKLQGLLEELLHLLETAPHCMVQPPGKAFPTTARITGPPERDDPYPTLYRYMHAAHFLESLAVVLTSPATCSHVGVLQAVRELLRFLSQSQQGLLFLLSQHEPTNILLRLLTPLTHVAPLTHLAHLAPMTPLLEPEGEEAATGTESSLDDGFWVWLMQALHALQAVAELNGLELEEGDNPEVLSTLHSLYLISFSSTGRNAVSHVLSLDVNLSCLVNLLEHHAKEGQGEGKARKSVTYNYACMLVLLVVQSSAELRMMEHFAAPLLTICKADENNAKLQELSKCLEPLEKLRFDMSGIPALIDYIKQNLENVMMPDGVGLVTALRVLCHIACPPATVPGQQKDLKWNQAVITLFSAEGMDTFIKVLQKLTSVLLPPWRLHGPLGPTPQRMMMMSLASCALRLMRAMLSELLHGGACEFRDVRVPAVCVTLHTIACSTPLGRLDAEELRLQNDITDVLLTFTHAVSKQETGSEETVAANSWSLMLKEVLNSITAAPENIYSSLSLLSELLPLPLPMQTTQALSAQDIGVAMNTRKLWSMHLHAQARTLQEMLRCVCVSSCPALLSVLRRVCVQLCDLAAPTATLVMRTLLEQLHEEIQLEAVTSQLTRLLALLDSLVSQRSCKAAMLALLGGALRGEVRSEGRPEDRPTEMLSILLAMLISPVDANLSVQQNTELIASIIQSLCDQDISLIVSGSGEVCVSEAEQLANALPSKDMMPSICDKMLEVLRHTHSSYTLQLTCLRTMMFLTEHDYGLYHLKSSLKKHGAAVALLLRREIASFNKESAELISALLDFLRQILNNDSTTMDEDMDSRSLALNVSDMKQLLQWKNDSTEHPLAELEKHITELLKEDDSLEALLENVVGLRQIVESTGETMGQTEPETEPTLPSAEALQTQFNNRTVYILSDLLDDQLRALWYPPFQSDDMETDQDMVKVDLVALAQQCCPDLNLKAELDRSILSEPTSPGHSKPAKGFRLGKHKHETFITSSGKSEYVEPAKRAHIMVAPRGRGRGAFNQLCRPHDIFRQRKQNTSRPPSMHVDDFLAAEFKEVSLPTGLPLPKRPLKGGGAKPPTRGLFTGGTRGRGFQSHTRFFTPPAPKSALLASNYPRREGGRGSAWSAPVTAVTHRGTYSEPRGAQSNFTRPLPSRQPPTGAYRLAPRDRAPRGRGTGLSWLSGGGLGVGGGGVSNSGRGQGKFSSSGSGGGRGRHVRSFTR, from the exons ATAAATACAGATGGGTTGGTGCTGCGCGGCTGGTATACGTGCCTCACTTTGGCGGTGTACGGTACGGCCGAACGCTCACATGGCCACGACCGCGATTCTCCGCCCCCGCCCCCTCCACCTCCACCGCAACAGCAGACCCCAACCTCCAAGAGGAATGTCAAGCATG agtgggATAATGAGGAGCAGTTTAATGGCAGCCCACCCAGACCACAACCCAGAGGCCCTCGAACCCCACCAGGGCCTCCACCCCCAGATGACGATGATGAGGATGCGCTGCCTGTAccag GCCCGGTGAAGGAGGAGAGCATGGAGCGAGGGGACGATGACTTGGAGCCTGTTTCTCCTGAACGAAACTCCCTCCCTCCTGATGATACGTACTCGGACCAGGAAccggaggaagaagaaggagcagGGGAGGATGACGACGACGATGCCCACTCTGAGGGAAGTGAgccggaggaggaggaggaagaggatgaagaagagggtgaggaggagatggaggatgATGGTGAAG GTGACGATGGCTACGAACAAATTTCCAGTGACGAGGAGGATCTCGAAAGTGGGGCGTTTAAACTGCCAGCCTTCGACCTTGACTGCACCCCTGAGGACCTCGCATCTCTACCCACTGTCCAATACGATCCATATGAACGGGAACTCCGCCCCCTCCAGCACTTCACTGCACCCCATATCACGCGCTACGAGGCCGAATTGAATTGTCTTAAGGTGACAGACCTTCAGGACCAAACGTCGCAGTGGGCCGAGTCTGCCGCTAAGTTGTCAGAACTGCTAGAGGCCTGGAGGGACGGACCAGAGTCGGAGCGTGGTGCAGGCTGGGTAACAGCATTAGAGGAAGTTTCTGCTTTGCTAGTGAAAGGATTGAGCTTCTTGGCGGTTAAAGACCCAGAGGGCCAAAAGGAGCAGCTGAAACTGCTGGTTGAATGGACATCCACAGCTCTGAGTCTCGACTCGGCCCTGGCACAGCCCATTGCCCTGAACCTGCGCCAGCTGAAAGCAGGCGCCAAACTGGCATCTTCTTTGGCTGACTGTGGTACTCAGACTGTGCAGGCCCTACTGGAGAAGGGAATCATGGGTCTTCTTCTGGACCTTCTGTTTGCTGATCATGTGTCATCCACACTGAAACTCAGCATTCTGCGCTCCCTCGACAGCATCATAAGCGAACCACTTGGCATGGAGGCGTTGATTAGAGTGGGCCAACAAGACAGCGAAGGGACCAGTGGCTACCAGCGTCTGCTCGAGCTCTTTCTGTTGGACCAGACCGTCCGAGTGGCGACGGCAGGTGCTGCCATCGTTCAGAAAGGACATTTTTACGAAGTGCTGACTGATCTTCAGAAAACGGCGGGTGTGTGGGCTGAGCACCATCCTGCAGAAGGTGAGGctggagaaagagaaggaggtgagagggagagagaaagcacagacagagagggagaggagggagAAAGGGAAAACATCGAGGCAGAGCCAGAGAGCCCAATGGACATGGACACGCTGCTGGAATCGAATTCTCTATCAGAGGCCGATTTGGACAAGCTGCAAGGTTTGCTAGAAGAGTTGCTCCACCTGCTGGAAACAGCGCCTCACTGCATGGTGCAGCCACCTGGCAAGGCTTTTCCCACGACTGCGCGCATTACTGGACCTCCGGAGCGAGATGATCCTTACCCAACTCTCTATAG gtATATGCATGCTGCGCACTTTTTGGAGTCATTGGCGGTTGTCTTGACCTCTCCGGCCACTTGCAGCCACGTGGGAGTACTGCAGGCCGTGCGAGAGCTGCTGCGCTTCTTGTCCCAATCCCAGCAGGGACTCTTATTCCTCCTGAGCCAGCACGAGCCCACTAACATCCTGCTGCGTCTGCTCACACCTCTCACACACGTGGCTCCCCTCACACACCTAGCTCACCTGGCCCCAATGACCCCTCTGTTGGAGCCAGAGGGGGAGGAAGCTGCCACTGGCACCGAGAGCTCGCTGGATGATGGCTTTTGGGTGTGGTTAATGCAGGCCTTGCACGCCTTGCAAGCTGTCGCCGAGCTGAATGGCCTGGAGCTCGAGGAAGGTGACAATCCAGAAGTACTGTCCACACTCCACAGCTTGTATCTGATCAGTTTTAGCAGCACGGGACGAAACGCTGTCTCACACGTCCTCAGCCTGGACGTTAATCTCAGCTGCCTGGTCAACCTGCTCGAGCATCACGCCAAAGAGGGACAAgg gGAGGGAAAAGCCAGAAAGTCTGTAACATACAACTATGCCTGCATGCTTGTGCTGCTGGTTGTCCAGTCCTCTGCTGAGCTGAGAATGATGGAACATTTTGCGGCTCCGTTACTCACTATATGCAAAGCCGACGAGAACAATGCAAAACTTCAAG agtTGAGTAAATGTCTGGAGCCACTGGAGAAACTACGTTTTGATATGAGCGGCATTCCAGCCCTTATTGACTACATCAAACAG AATCTGGAGAATGTAATGATGCCAGATGGAGTGGGCCTTGTCACTGCTCTCAGAGTGCTTTGTCACATCGCCTGTCCACCAGCTACTGTGCCAG GTCAGCAGAAGGACCTGAAGTGGAACCAGGCCGTGATCACACTGTTCAGCGCTGAAGGAATGGACACGTTTATTAAAGTCCTCCAAAAGTTGACGTCTGTGTTACTACCCCCCTGGCGACTGCATGGACCCTTAGGCCCGACGCCACAgcggatgatgatgatgtcactggCATCCTGTGCGCTGAGGCTCATGCGAGCAATGCTAAGCGAGCTGTTGCACGGCGGCGCGTGCGAGTTCAGGGATGTCCGTGTCCCGGCCGTGTGTGTTACCCTGCATACCATTGCATGCTCCACGCCGTTGGGACGCCTGGATGCCGAGGAGCTGCGCCTGCAGAACGACATCACTGATGTTTTACTGACTTTCACACACGCTGTGAGCAAGCAGGAGACAGGCTCTGAGGAAACCGTGGCAGCGAACAGCTGGTCTCTCATGCTGAAAGAGGTGCTCAACTCCATTACTGCTGCACCAGAGAACATTTACAGCAGCCTCAGTCTGTTATCGGAGCTACTGCCTTTGCCGCTGCCCATGCAGACCACACAG GCTTTGTCAGCCCAAGACATCGGAGTGGCGATGAACACGCGTAAGCTGTGGAGTATGCACCTACATGCTCAGGCACGCACGTTACAGGAAATGTTgcggtgcgtgtgtgtgagcagctGCCCAGCTCTCCTGTCCGTGCTCcggcgagtgtgtgtgcagctctGCGACCTTGCAGCACCGACTGCCACCCTCGTCATGCGGACCCTGCTGGAGCAGCTGCACGAAGAGATACAACT GGAAGCCGTGACTTCGCAGTTGACAAGGCTACTAGCTCTGCTAGACTCACTGGTGTCTCAGCGGTCCTGTAAGGCAGCCATGTTGGCTCTGCTGGGCGGAGCCTTACGCGGCGAGGTGCGGAGCGAGGGGCGGCCTGAAGACAGACCAACCGAGATGCTATCGATACTGCTTGCGATGCTCATCTCACCGGTGGACGCAAACCTATCGGTGCAACAGAACACTGAACTGATAGCCTCGATCATCCAATCACTGTGTGACCAAGACATTTCTCTGATTGTGAGCGGCTCaggggaggtgtgtgtgtctgaggcaGAGCAGTTGGCTAATGCCTTGCCTTCAAAGGACATGATGCCGTCTATATGTGACAAAATGTTGGAGgtgctcagacacacacacagcagctacACACTTCAGCTCACTTGCCTCAGAACCATGATGTTCCTGACTGAACATGACTATGGGCTCTATCACTTGAAGAG CTCACTGAAGAAGCACGGTGCTGCCGTGGCGTTGTTGCTCCGGAGAGAAATCGCATCTTTTAACAAAGAATCGGCTGAACTGATTTCGGCGCTGTTGGACTTCCTGCGGCAGATCCTCAACAATGACTCAACAACAATG GATGAAGATATGGACTCCCGCTCTTTGGCTTTGAACGTGAGTGATATGAAACAGCTGCTCCAGTGGAAAAATGATTCCACTGAACATCCACTCGCAGAGTTGGAGAAACACATCACG GAACTCCTTAAAGAGGATGATTCATTGGAAGCTCTGCTTGAGAATGTGGTGGGTCTCCGGCAGATTGTGGAAAGTACCGGAGAGACTATGGGCCAAACAGAACCTGAAACAGAGCCAACTCTGCCTTCTGCAGAAGCACTCCAGACCCAATTTAACAACAG AACCGTATATATTCTCTCTGATCTGTTGGATGATCAACTGAGGGCTCTTTGGTATCCTCCATTCCAGTCAGATGACATGGAGACAGACCAGGACATG GTTAAAGTAGACCTTGTCGCACTGGCGCAGCAATGCTGCCCTGATCTGAACCTGAAGGCCGAGTTAGACCGTTCGATCCTGAGCGAGCCGACTTCACCAGgccacagcaaaccagcaaagGGCTTTAGACTGGGGAAGCACAAACATGAAACCTTTATCACGTCTAG CGGCAAATCCGAGTACGTGGAGCCGGCGAAGCGTGCTCACATCATGGTAGCTCCTCGCGGACGTGGTCGTGGCGCTTTCAACCAGCTCTGCCGGCCACACGACATCTTCAGGCAGCGCAAACAGAACACGAGCCGGCCCCCCTCCATGCACGTAGATGACTTCTTGGCTGCAGAGTTCAAGGAGGTGAGCCTACCCACAGGCCTGCCTCTACCCAAACGCCCTCTCAAAGGCGGCGGAGCCAAGCCACCCACTAGAGGCCTGTTTACCGGTGGAACCAGAGGACGGGGCTTCCAGAGCCACACCCGCTTCTTCACTCCACCTGCACCCAAGAGTGCACTGCTTGCCA GTAATTATCCTCGTCGTGAGGGTGGGCGGGGCTCCGCTTGGAGTGCTCCAGTGACTGCAGTTACTCACAGAGGGACATACAGCGAACCCCGAGGAGCACAAAGTAACTTTACGAGGCCATTACCATCGAGGCAGCCGCCAACAG GTGCATACCGTTTGGCTCCACGAGACCGCGCCCCCAGAGGAAGAGGCACTGGCCTTTCCTGGTTAAGTGGAGGAGGACTTGGTGTAGGGGGTGGTGGTGTAAGTAACAGTGGGCGTGGTCAAGGGAAATTTAGCAGCAGTGGGAGCGGAGGTGGACGAGGCCGGCACGTACGCTCGTTCACCCGCTAA
- the virma gene encoding protein virilizer homolog isoform X3, which produces MAGDSSMELLFLETFKHQSAEFTNVDVVRFPYGVMITEVRIIPPGIKAHSNLPDSRAFGETAPHAFQLDLFFNNVSKPSTPVFDRLGSLEYDENKSIVFRPNGKINTDGLVLRGWYTCLTLAVYGTAERSHGHDRDSPPPPPPPPPQQQTPTSKRNVKHEWDNEEQFNGSPPRPQPRGPRTPPGPPPPDDDDEDALPVPGPVKEESMERGDDDLEPVSPERNSLPPDDTYSDQEPEEEEGAGEDDDDDAHSEGSEPEEEEEEDEEEGEEEMEDDGEGDDGYEQISSDEEDLESGAFKLPAFDLDCTPEDLASLPTVQYDPYERELRPLQHFTAPHITRYEAELNCLKVTDLQDQTSQWAESAAKLSELLEAWRDGPESERGAGWVTALEEVSALLVKGLSFLAVKDPEGQKEQLKLLVEWTSTALSLDSALAQPIALNLRQLKAGAKLASSLADCGTQTVQALLEKGIMGLLLDLLFADHVSSTLKLSILRSLDSIISEPLGMEALIRVGQQDSEGTSGYQRLLELFLLDQTVRVATAGAAIVQKGHFYEVLTDLQKTAGVWAEHHPAEGEAGEREGGERERESTDREGEEGERENIEAEPESPMDMDTLLESNSLSEADLDKLQGLLEELLHLLETAPHCMVQPPGKAFPTTARITGPPERDDPYPTLYRYMHAAHFLESLAVVLTSPATCSHVGVLQAVRELLRFLSQSQQGLLFLLSQHEPTNILLRLLTPLTHVAPLTHLAHLAPMTPLLEPEGEEAATGTESSLDDGFWVWLMQALHALQAVAELNGLELEEGDNPEVLSTLHSLYLISFSSTGRNAVSHVLSLDVNLSCLVNLLEHHAKEGQGEGKARKSVTYNYACMLVLLVVQSSAELRMMEHFAAPLLTICKADENNAKLQELSKCLEPLEKLRFDMSGIPALIDYIKQNLENVMMPDGVGLVTALRVLCHIACPPATVPGQQKDLKWNQAVITLFSAEGMDTFIKVLQKLTSVLLPPWRLHGPLGPTPQRMMMMSLASCALRLMRAMLSELLHGGACEFRDVRVPAVCVTLHTIACSTPLGRLDAEELRLQNDITDVLLTFTHAVSKQETGSEETVAANSWSLMLKEVLNSITAAPENIYSSLSLLSELLPLPLPMQTTQALSAQDIGVAMNTRKLWSMHLHAQARTLQEMLRCVCVSSCPALLSVLRRVCVQLCDLAAPTATLVMRTLLEQLHEEIQLEAVTSQLTRLLALLDSLVSQRSCKAAMLALLGGALRGEVRSEGRPEDRPTEMLSILLAMLISPVDANLSVQQNTELIASIIQSLCDQDISLIVSGSGEVCVSEAEQLANALPSKDMMPSICDKMLEVLRHTHSSYTLQLTCLRTMMFLTEHDYGLYHLKSSLKKHGAAVALLLRREIASFNKESAELISALLDFLRQILNNDSTTMELLKEDDSLEALLENVVGLRQIVESTGETMGQTEPETEPTLPSAEALQTQFNNRTVYILSDLLDDQLRALWYPPFQSDDMETDQDMVKVDLVALAQQCCPDLNLKAELDRSILSEPTSPGHSKPAKGFRLGKHKHETFITSSGKSEYVEPAKRAHIMVAPRGRGRGAFNQLCRPHDIFRQRKQNTSRPPSMHVDDFLAAEFKEVSLPTGLPLPKRPLKGGGAKPPTRGLFTGGTRGRGFQSHTRFFTPPAPKSALLASNYPRREGGRGSAWSAPVTAVTHRGTYSEPRGAQSNFTRPLPSRQPPTGAYRLAPRDRAPRGRGTGLSWLSGGGLGVGGGGVSNSGRGQGKFSSSGSGGGRGRHVRSFTR; this is translated from the exons ATAAATACAGATGGGTTGGTGCTGCGCGGCTGGTATACGTGCCTCACTTTGGCGGTGTACGGTACGGCCGAACGCTCACATGGCCACGACCGCGATTCTCCGCCCCCGCCCCCTCCACCTCCACCGCAACAGCAGACCCCAACCTCCAAGAGGAATGTCAAGCATG agtgggATAATGAGGAGCAGTTTAATGGCAGCCCACCCAGACCACAACCCAGAGGCCCTCGAACCCCACCAGGGCCTCCACCCCCAGATGACGATGATGAGGATGCGCTGCCTGTAccag GCCCGGTGAAGGAGGAGAGCATGGAGCGAGGGGACGATGACTTGGAGCCTGTTTCTCCTGAACGAAACTCCCTCCCTCCTGATGATACGTACTCGGACCAGGAAccggaggaagaagaaggagcagGGGAGGATGACGACGACGATGCCCACTCTGAGGGAAGTGAgccggaggaggaggaggaagaggatgaagaagagggtgaggaggagatggaggatgATGGTGAAG GTGACGATGGCTACGAACAAATTTCCAGTGACGAGGAGGATCTCGAAAGTGGGGCGTTTAAACTGCCAGCCTTCGACCTTGACTGCACCCCTGAGGACCTCGCATCTCTACCCACTGTCCAATACGATCCATATGAACGGGAACTCCGCCCCCTCCAGCACTTCACTGCACCCCATATCACGCGCTACGAGGCCGAATTGAATTGTCTTAAGGTGACAGACCTTCAGGACCAAACGTCGCAGTGGGCCGAGTCTGCCGCTAAGTTGTCAGAACTGCTAGAGGCCTGGAGGGACGGACCAGAGTCGGAGCGTGGTGCAGGCTGGGTAACAGCATTAGAGGAAGTTTCTGCTTTGCTAGTGAAAGGATTGAGCTTCTTGGCGGTTAAAGACCCAGAGGGCCAAAAGGAGCAGCTGAAACTGCTGGTTGAATGGACATCCACAGCTCTGAGTCTCGACTCGGCCCTGGCACAGCCCATTGCCCTGAACCTGCGCCAGCTGAAAGCAGGCGCCAAACTGGCATCTTCTTTGGCTGACTGTGGTACTCAGACTGTGCAGGCCCTACTGGAGAAGGGAATCATGGGTCTTCTTCTGGACCTTCTGTTTGCTGATCATGTGTCATCCACACTGAAACTCAGCATTCTGCGCTCCCTCGACAGCATCATAAGCGAACCACTTGGCATGGAGGCGTTGATTAGAGTGGGCCAACAAGACAGCGAAGGGACCAGTGGCTACCAGCGTCTGCTCGAGCTCTTTCTGTTGGACCAGACCGTCCGAGTGGCGACGGCAGGTGCTGCCATCGTTCAGAAAGGACATTTTTACGAAGTGCTGACTGATCTTCAGAAAACGGCGGGTGTGTGGGCTGAGCACCATCCTGCAGAAGGTGAGGctggagaaagagaaggaggtgagagggagagagaaagcacagacagagagggagaggagggagAAAGGGAAAACATCGAGGCAGAGCCAGAGAGCCCAATGGACATGGACACGCTGCTGGAATCGAATTCTCTATCAGAGGCCGATTTGGACAAGCTGCAAGGTTTGCTAGAAGAGTTGCTCCACCTGCTGGAAACAGCGCCTCACTGCATGGTGCAGCCACCTGGCAAGGCTTTTCCCACGACTGCGCGCATTACTGGACCTCCGGAGCGAGATGATCCTTACCCAACTCTCTATAG gtATATGCATGCTGCGCACTTTTTGGAGTCATTGGCGGTTGTCTTGACCTCTCCGGCCACTTGCAGCCACGTGGGAGTACTGCAGGCCGTGCGAGAGCTGCTGCGCTTCTTGTCCCAATCCCAGCAGGGACTCTTATTCCTCCTGAGCCAGCACGAGCCCACTAACATCCTGCTGCGTCTGCTCACACCTCTCACACACGTGGCTCCCCTCACACACCTAGCTCACCTGGCCCCAATGACCCCTCTGTTGGAGCCAGAGGGGGAGGAAGCTGCCACTGGCACCGAGAGCTCGCTGGATGATGGCTTTTGGGTGTGGTTAATGCAGGCCTTGCACGCCTTGCAAGCTGTCGCCGAGCTGAATGGCCTGGAGCTCGAGGAAGGTGACAATCCAGAAGTACTGTCCACACTCCACAGCTTGTATCTGATCAGTTTTAGCAGCACGGGACGAAACGCTGTCTCACACGTCCTCAGCCTGGACGTTAATCTCAGCTGCCTGGTCAACCTGCTCGAGCATCACGCCAAAGAGGGACAAgg gGAGGGAAAAGCCAGAAAGTCTGTAACATACAACTATGCCTGCATGCTTGTGCTGCTGGTTGTCCAGTCCTCTGCTGAGCTGAGAATGATGGAACATTTTGCGGCTCCGTTACTCACTATATGCAAAGCCGACGAGAACAATGCAAAACTTCAAG agtTGAGTAAATGTCTGGAGCCACTGGAGAAACTACGTTTTGATATGAGCGGCATTCCAGCCCTTATTGACTACATCAAACAG AATCTGGAGAATGTAATGATGCCAGATGGAGTGGGCCTTGTCACTGCTCTCAGAGTGCTTTGTCACATCGCCTGTCCACCAGCTACTGTGCCAG GTCAGCAGAAGGACCTGAAGTGGAACCAGGCCGTGATCACACTGTTCAGCGCTGAAGGAATGGACACGTTTATTAAAGTCCTCCAAAAGTTGACGTCTGTGTTACTACCCCCCTGGCGACTGCATGGACCCTTAGGCCCGACGCCACAgcggatgatgatgatgtcactggCATCCTGTGCGCTGAGGCTCATGCGAGCAATGCTAAGCGAGCTGTTGCACGGCGGCGCGTGCGAGTTCAGGGATGTCCGTGTCCCGGCCGTGTGTGTTACCCTGCATACCATTGCATGCTCCACGCCGTTGGGACGCCTGGATGCCGAGGAGCTGCGCCTGCAGAACGACATCACTGATGTTTTACTGACTTTCACACACGCTGTGAGCAAGCAGGAGACAGGCTCTGAGGAAACCGTGGCAGCGAACAGCTGGTCTCTCATGCTGAAAGAGGTGCTCAACTCCATTACTGCTGCACCAGAGAACATTTACAGCAGCCTCAGTCTGTTATCGGAGCTACTGCCTTTGCCGCTGCCCATGCAGACCACACAG GCTTTGTCAGCCCAAGACATCGGAGTGGCGATGAACACGCGTAAGCTGTGGAGTATGCACCTACATGCTCAGGCACGCACGTTACAGGAAATGTTgcggtgcgtgtgtgtgagcagctGCCCAGCTCTCCTGTCCGTGCTCcggcgagtgtgtgtgcagctctGCGACCTTGCAGCACCGACTGCCACCCTCGTCATGCGGACCCTGCTGGAGCAGCTGCACGAAGAGATACAACT GGAAGCCGTGACTTCGCAGTTGACAAGGCTACTAGCTCTGCTAGACTCACTGGTGTCTCAGCGGTCCTGTAAGGCAGCCATGTTGGCTCTGCTGGGCGGAGCCTTACGCGGCGAGGTGCGGAGCGAGGGGCGGCCTGAAGACAGACCAACCGAGATGCTATCGATACTGCTTGCGATGCTCATCTCACCGGTGGACGCAAACCTATCGGTGCAACAGAACACTGAACTGATAGCCTCGATCATCCAATCACTGTGTGACCAAGACATTTCTCTGATTGTGAGCGGCTCaggggaggtgtgtgtgtctgaggcaGAGCAGTTGGCTAATGCCTTGCCTTCAAAGGACATGATGCCGTCTATATGTGACAAAATGTTGGAGgtgctcagacacacacacagcagctacACACTTCAGCTCACTTGCCTCAGAACCATGATGTTCCTGACTGAACATGACTATGGGCTCTATCACTTGAAGAG CTCACTGAAGAAGCACGGTGCTGCCGTGGCGTTGTTGCTCCGGAGAGAAATCGCATCTTTTAACAAAGAATCGGCTGAACTGATTTCGGCGCTGTTGGACTTCCTGCGGCAGATCCTCAACAATGACTCAACAACAATG GAACTCCTTAAAGAGGATGATTCATTGGAAGCTCTGCTTGAGAATGTGGTGGGTCTCCGGCAGATTGTGGAAAGTACCGGAGAGACTATGGGCCAAACAGAACCTGAAACAGAGCCAACTCTGCCTTCTGCAGAAGCACTCCAGACCCAATTTAACAACAG AACCGTATATATTCTCTCTGATCTGTTGGATGATCAACTGAGGGCTCTTTGGTATCCTCCATTCCAGTCAGATGACATGGAGACAGACCAGGACATG GTTAAAGTAGACCTTGTCGCACTGGCGCAGCAATGCTGCCCTGATCTGAACCTGAAGGCCGAGTTAGACCGTTCGATCCTGAGCGAGCCGACTTCACCAGgccacagcaaaccagcaaagGGCTTTAGACTGGGGAAGCACAAACATGAAACCTTTATCACGTCTAG CGGCAAATCCGAGTACGTGGAGCCGGCGAAGCGTGCTCACATCATGGTAGCTCCTCGCGGACGTGGTCGTGGCGCTTTCAACCAGCTCTGCCGGCCACACGACATCTTCAGGCAGCGCAAACAGAACACGAGCCGGCCCCCCTCCATGCACGTAGATGACTTCTTGGCTGCAGAGTTCAAGGAGGTGAGCCTACCCACAGGCCTGCCTCTACCCAAACGCCCTCTCAAAGGCGGCGGAGCCAAGCCACCCACTAGAGGCCTGTTTACCGGTGGAACCAGAGGACGGGGCTTCCAGAGCCACACCCGCTTCTTCACTCCACCTGCACCCAAGAGTGCACTGCTTGCCA GTAATTATCCTCGTCGTGAGGGTGGGCGGGGCTCCGCTTGGAGTGCTCCAGTGACTGCAGTTACTCACAGAGGGACATACAGCGAACCCCGAGGAGCACAAAGTAACTTTACGAGGCCATTACCATCGAGGCAGCCGCCAACAG GTGCATACCGTTTGGCTCCACGAGACCGCGCCCCCAGAGGAAGAGGCACTGGCCTTTCCTGGTTAAGTGGAGGAGGACTTGGTGTAGGGGGTGGTGGTGTAAGTAACAGTGGGCGTGGTCAAGGGAAATTTAGCAGCAGTGGGAGCGGAGGTGGACGAGGCCGGCACGTACGCTCGTTCACCCGCTAA